One genomic segment of [Pasteurella] aerogenes includes these proteins:
- the dinG gene encoding helicase, ATP-dependent, c2 type: MMVSNKQITQVFAEDGELSRYINGFHPRAEQIEMASAVENAIKNHRTLVIEAGTGTGKTFAYLAPSLLAAKKTIISTGSKNLQDQLFDRDLPAIQRALNYSGKIALLKGRANYLCLERLDQVIAQGVVGDRSVLADLSKVRKWNNATQTGDLTECVELTEDSPILPQLTSTTESCLGADCPHYAECYVALARKKALNADLVVVNHHLFFADMAVKESGFGELIPKAEVIIFDEAHQLPDIASQYFGQSVSARQLFDLCRDINLVYRTEVRDMQQLEVASDMLLKVVQDFRLLLGDGMQRGNWRELLNGRQASAVKKCLGLLQEKLDFAAEVIKIGIQRSQSLGSLFDRIATIKNLLKRLEDISVTGYCYWYETMGRYFALHITPLTVADKFGEQMKLRETAWIFTSATLEVGGNFEHFCQRLGIEDAEQKILHSPFNYAEQAMLCVPRYLPATNQQNTLARLGEMLLPVIERNQGRCFVLCTSYSMMRGLAEYLRANSQLQVLLQGETSKAKLLEQFIEDKDRVLVATSSFWEGVDVRGEALSLVIIDKLPFTAPDDPLLNARIEDCRLQGGDPFNQIQLPEAVIALKQGVGRLIRDIYDRGVVIICDSRLVMRSYGETFLKSLPNAKRTRDLHKVIQFLTNLQH, encoded by the coding sequence ATGATGGTCAGTAACAAACAAATTACGCAAGTATTTGCCGAAGATGGTGAATTAAGTCGATATATCAACGGATTCCATCCTCGTGCCGAGCAAATTGAGATGGCAAGTGCGGTAGAAAATGCGATTAAAAATCACCGCACTTTAGTGATCGAAGCCGGAACTGGAACCGGTAAAACCTTTGCGTATTTAGCACCTTCTTTACTTGCCGCCAAAAAGACGATTATCTCAACGGGTTCTAAAAATCTACAAGATCAGCTGTTTGATCGTGATTTGCCAGCGATTCAACGTGCGCTTAATTACAGTGGTAAAATTGCGTTGCTAAAAGGGCGCGCCAATTATCTGTGTTTAGAGCGTTTGGATCAAGTAATTGCCCAAGGCGTTGTAGGGGATCGTTCGGTATTAGCGGATTTGAGCAAGGTGCGAAAATGGAATAATGCTACTCAAACCGGCGATTTGACAGAATGTGTTGAGTTAACGGAAGACAGCCCGATTTTACCTCAATTAACCAGTACGACGGAAAGTTGCTTGGGCGCCGATTGCCCACATTATGCGGAATGTTATGTCGCATTGGCGCGCAAAAAAGCGTTAAATGCGGATTTAGTGGTGGTCAATCATCATCTATTTTTTGCCGATATGGCGGTGAAAGAAAGCGGGTTTGGTGAGTTGATTCCTAAGGCGGAAGTGATCATTTTTGATGAAGCACATCAACTTCCGGATATTGCCAGTCAATATTTCGGACAATCGGTTAGCGCGCGACAACTATTTGATTTATGTCGTGATATTAATTTGGTTTATCGTACTGAAGTGCGCGATATGCAACAATTGGAAGTGGCATCCGATATGTTGTTGAAAGTGGTGCAAGATTTTCGTTTGCTGCTAGGTGATGGGATGCAACGCGGAAATTGGCGCGAATTATTAAATGGGCGACAAGCAAGTGCGGTCAAAAAATGCCTTGGATTGTTACAAGAAAAATTGGATTTTGCTGCCGAAGTGATCAAAATTGGTATTCAGCGTTCACAAAGTTTGGGCAGTTTATTTGATCGTATTGCAACGATTAAAAATTTGCTAAAGCGTTTGGAGGATATTTCCGTCACTGGTTATTGCTATTGGTATGAAACTATGGGACGCTATTTTGCCTTGCATATTACGCCATTAACTGTCGCTGATAAATTCGGTGAGCAAATGAAATTGCGCGAAACTGCTTGGATTTTTACTTCTGCTACTTTGGAAGTAGGAGGAAACTTTGAACATTTTTGTCAGCGGCTAGGCATTGAAGACGCTGAACAGAAAATTTTGCACAGTCCGTTTAATTATGCAGAACAAGCCATGCTTTGCGTACCGCGTTATTTACCGGCAACTAATCAGCAAAATACATTAGCGCGCTTGGGCGAAATGTTGCTGCCGGTAATTGAAAGAAATCAAGGACGCTGTTTTGTGCTTTGTACATCTTATTCCATGATGCGCGGTTTAGCGGAATATTTACGCGCAAACAGTCAGTTACAAGTCTTATTGCAAGGTGAAACTTCTAAAGCGAAATTATTAGAGCAATTTATTGAAGACAAAGATCGCGTGTTGGTCGCCACGTCCAGTTTTTGGGAGGGCGTAGATGTGCGCGGAGAGGCGCTATCGTTGGTGATCATTGATAAATTGCCGTTTACTGCGCCCGATGACCCCTTATTAAATGCACGAATTGAAGATTGTCGTTTGCAAGGTGGTGATCCGTTTAATCAAATTCAATTGCCAGAAGCGGTAATCGCGTTAAAACAAGGGGTTGGGCGGTTAATTCGCGATATTTACGATCGCGGTGTGGTGATTATTTGTGACAGTCGCTTGGTGATGCGCAGCTATGGGGAAACTTTTTTGAAAAGTTTACCTAATGCAAAACGTACCAGAGACTTGCACAAAGTGATACAATTTCTGACAAATTTACAACATTAA
- the yeaD gene encoding aldose 1-epimerase has product MQIKFIKQITQALSLYQYNDIPVLKLQHALGEAEISLQGAQLLRWRPKSAQQDILWLSEIEPFVAGKAIRGGIPICYPWFGPTKEPMHGYARIRLWQLSDYQIDEQKVRLDFSLFSSDNLIEAKLTIIFTEQCELRLTHYGNEPAQAALHTYFNIGDIVPVQIEGLPTQCFNKLTEQQEKVPSPRTISENVDCIYQIQSPVTQKIVDPTFNRTIQIEQLEASNTVLWNPWHKPTSNMSENGYQTMVCVESAKLDQTMQQGDTIIVKISLN; this is encoded by the coding sequence ATGCAGATAAAATTTATCAAACAAATTACACAAGCATTGAGTTTATATCAATACAATGACATTCCTGTATTAAAATTGCAACACGCCCTCGGTGAAGCTGAAATTTCGCTACAAGGTGCGCAATTATTGCGTTGGCGCCCCAAATCCGCACAACAAGATATCTTATGGTTAAGCGAAATTGAGCCTTTTGTTGCCGGCAAAGCCATTCGTGGCGGTATTCCGATCTGCTATCCTTGGTTTGGTCCGACAAAAGAACCGATGCATGGATATGCGCGTATTCGCCTGTGGCAATTAAGTGATTATCAAATCGACGAGCAAAAAGTGCGGTTAGATTTTTCCCTATTTTCCTCAGATAATTTAATTGAAGCAAAATTAACGATCATTTTTACCGAACAATGCGAATTGCGTCTAACTCACTACGGAAACGAACCGGCACAAGCAGCATTGCATACTTATTTTAATATCGGCGATATTGTTCCCGTGCAAATTGAAGGATTACCGACGCAATGCTTTAATAAACTCACAGAACAACAAGAAAAAGTTCCGTCACCGCGTACCATCAGCGAAAACGTCGATTGTATTTACCAAATACAATCACCAGTCACACAAAAAATAGTCGATCCGACCTTTAACCGTACTATCCAAATTGAACAGCTTGAGGCATCAAACACCGTATTATGGAATCCATGGCACAAACCGACCAGTAACATGAGCGAAAATGGCTATCAAACCATGGTTTGCGTGGAAAGCGCTAAATTGGATCAAACAATGCAGCAAGGCGATACAATTATTGTCAAAATCAGCCTTAATTAA
- the yodB gene encoding putative transmembrane protein, whose protein sequence is MNIRYPKPMILLHWMVAVLVLLAYVTGGHPTDDDFVGALHVSSGLAIMALFVFRLIFRLFFRNKLPKHILPAWQVKLANIVHFALYLCMLLIPLLGLLALAEETDHYTVWGINIPMLPDLAMGIGSVHEFLAQVFIALAGIHALAGLAHHFLFKDEVLKAMLPFRK, encoded by the coding sequence ATGAATATTCGTTATCCAAAGCCAATGATTTTGCTTCACTGGATGGTTGCAGTTCTAGTTTTACTTGCCTATGTTACTGGCGGACATCCGACAGATGATGATTTTGTCGGTGCGCTTCATGTTAGTAGTGGGCTTGCCATCATGGCATTATTTGTTTTTCGTTTAATTTTTCGTTTGTTTTTCAGAAACAAGTTGCCAAAACATATCTTGCCGGCGTGGCAAGTAAAATTAGCCAATATTGTACATTTTGCGTTATATCTCTGTATGTTACTGATTCCTTTGCTTGGGTTATTGGCATTAGCGGAGGAAACGGATCACTATACTGTTTGGGGAATAAATATTCCTATGTTGCCTGATTTAGCTATGGGAATAGGGAGTGTACATGAATTTTTGGCTCAAGTCTTTATTGCGCTGGCAGGGATTCATGCGCTGGCGGGATTAGCCCATCATTTCTTGTTTAAAGATGAGGTCTTAAAAGCAATGCTTCCGTTTAGAAAATAA
- the plpD gene encoding outer membrane lipoprotein PlpD, producing the protein MKLSHLLLSAVAATTLAACGNLSNVTDEGTSDNLVWPKIDEAQFNHDGSQFGSWPNWDNVRMVERGMNKDQLYNLLGRPHFAEGLYGVREWDYAFNYRENGVHKICQYKILFDKNMNAQNFYWYPNGCNGNSSFSLSGDFLFDFDKDTLTAKGVEVVDNVAAQLKSSGAKDVKVAGYTDRLGSVEYNLDLSQRRAERVKARLLQQGVNADISAIGYGKAQQVKACDGESGQALRDCLRPNRRVEIRSSGTVLKQFESGENKAGTTGPAPLYQK; encoded by the coding sequence ATGAAATTATCACATCTTTTATTATCTGCAGTTGCTGCAACTACGTTAGCAGCTTGCGGAAACTTAAGTAACGTTACAGATGAAGGCACATCTGATAATTTGGTATGGCCAAAAATTGATGAAGCACAATTTAACCATGACGGCAGCCAATTTGGTTCTTGGCCAAACTGGGATAATGTTCGCATGGTTGAACGTGGTATGAACAAAGATCAGCTTTATAATTTGCTTGGTCGTCCACATTTTGCTGAAGGTTTGTATGGTGTTCGTGAATGGGATTATGCATTTAACTATCGTGAAAATGGTGTACATAAAATTTGTCAATACAAAATTTTATTTGATAAAAATATGAACGCACAAAATTTCTATTGGTATCCAAATGGTTGTAACGGTAATTCTTCATTCAGTTTGAGTGGCGATTTCTTATTTGATTTTGATAAAGATACGTTAACAGCTAAAGGTGTGGAAGTTGTTGATAATGTTGCTGCTCAATTAAAATCTTCCGGCGCAAAAGATGTAAAAGTGGCTGGTTATACCGACCGTTTAGGTTCAGTAGAATATAACTTGGATCTTTCTCAACGTCGTGCAGAGCGCGTAAAAGCACGCTTGCTACAACAAGGTGTTAATGCAGATATTTCTGCCATCGGTTATGGTAAAGCACAACAAGTGAAAGCTTGTGATGGTGAAAGTGGTCAAGCATTACGTGATTGTTTACGTCCAAACCGTCGTGTGGAAATCAGATCGTCAGGTACTGTATTAAAACAATTTGAAAGTGGCGAAAACAAAGCAGGAACAACGGGACCGGCTCCACTGTATCAAAAATAA
- the sohB gene encoding protease SohB, which produces MWSDLLLGYGLFILEILTLILVVAGVMFMIISLKRRHAAQSGELVIKDLSQEYKDNRKKLADFYLSEDEIKQQEKVQKKEEKRKTKAEKAKRKKGENVTSERKPHLYVLDFKGDISASETTALREEISAIIAVAKPEDEVLLRLESPGGVVHGYGLAASQLARLKAHHIKLTVAVDKVAASGGYMMACVADNIIAAPFAIIGSVGVVAQIPNVHRLLKKHDIDVDVMTAGEYKRTMTVLGENTEKGREKFQQELEETHQLFKQFVAQNRPHLDIEKIATGEHWFGQQALALNLVDELQTSDDVILAAIQDKLVLEIKYTVKKSLVQKLGKQAEESADNVLLHWLKRDQRTWW; this is translated from the coding sequence ATGTGGTCTGATTTATTATTAGGATACGGATTGTTTATTTTGGAAATTTTAACCCTGATTTTAGTTGTTGCCGGAGTTATGTTTATGATCATTAGCCTTAAGCGTCGCCATGCGGCGCAGAGCGGTGAATTGGTCATCAAAGACTTATCGCAGGAATATAAAGATAATCGTAAAAAGTTAGCGGATTTTTATTTGTCGGAAGACGAAATAAAACAGCAAGAAAAAGTGCAGAAAAAAGAAGAAAAGCGTAAAACAAAAGCGGAGAAGGCGAAACGGAAAAAAGGCGAAAATGTTACTTCTGAGCGTAAACCGCATCTTTATGTATTAGATTTTAAAGGCGATATTTCGGCGTCAGAAACGACCGCACTTCGTGAAGAAATTAGCGCAATTATTGCGGTGGCAAAACCGGAAGATGAAGTATTGTTGCGTTTGGAAAGTCCCGGTGGTGTGGTACATGGATACGGTTTGGCAGCATCGCAATTGGCACGCTTAAAAGCGCATCACATTAAATTAACGGTCGCGGTGGATAAAGTGGCGGCGAGCGGTGGTTATATGATGGCGTGCGTGGCGGATAACATTATTGCTGCCCCTTTTGCTATTATTGGTTCGGTTGGGGTGGTCGCGCAAATTCCGAATGTTCATCGTTTGTTGAAAAAGCATGATATTGATGTGGATGTGATGACGGCGGGAGAGTATAAACGCACGATGACGGTGTTGGGGGAAAATACGGAAAAAGGTCGGGAAAAATTTCAACAAGAATTGGAAGAAACCCATCAATTATTTAAACAATTTGTGGCGCAAAATCGACCGCACTTGGATATTGAGAAAATTGCAACCGGGGAGCATTGGTTTGGACAACAGGCGTTAGCGTTGAATTTGGTGGATGAATTGCAAACCAGTGATGATGTTATTTTAGCCGCAATCCAAGACAAACTTGTGCTTGAAATAAAATATACAGTCAAAAAATCCTTGGTGCAGAAATTGGGTAAACAAGCGGAAGAAAGTGCAGATAATGTTCTATTACACTGGTTAAAAAGAGATCAACGAACATGGTGGTAA
- the azoR gene encoding FMN-dependent NADH-azoreductase: MSNVLVLKSSILAGNSQSNQLSDYLVSKLQGANVVVRDLAANPLPHFDGVAANALRGQPSTEQDKALLALSDELVAELKNADTVVINAPMYNFGIPTQLKSYIDFIARPHVTFQYGANGPEGLVKNTKAIVIASFGGMHQGQTTDLITGYLKTFLGFIGITDVQFVYAEGIGLGAEAIEKAQANAKAQLDELAKNI, from the coding sequence ATGAGTAATGTTTTAGTATTAAAATCAAGTATTCTTGCAGGAAATTCACAAAGTAACCAACTTTCAGACTACCTTGTCTCTAAATTACAAGGTGCGAATGTTGTAGTACGCGATCTTGCCGCTAACCCACTTCCACATTTCGACGGTGTTGCTGCCAATGCACTACGTGGTCAACCAAGCACTGAACAAGACAAAGCGCTTTTAGCCTTATCTGATGAATTAGTGGCTGAATTAAAAAATGCAGATACTGTAGTTATCAATGCACCAATGTATAACTTCGGTATTCCTACTCAATTAAAAAGCTATATTGACTTTATTGCACGTCCACACGTCACTTTCCAATATGGCGCAAATGGTCCTGAAGGCTTAGTAAAAAATACTAAAGCCATCGTTATCGCTTCATTTGGTGGTATGCACCAAGGTCAAACAACCGATTTAATCACCGGTTATTTAAAAACGTTCTTAGGTTTCATCGGTATTACTGATGTTCAATTCGTTTATGCAGAAGGTATTGGTCTTGGCGCAGAAGCTATCGAAAAAGCACAAGCAAATGCGAAAGCTCAACTTGACGAATTAGCAAAAAACATCTAA
- the trpE gene encoding anthranilate synthase component TrpE encodes MSPAFIRTETQSVPYHNDPTAIFATICQAQKNTLLLESAEIHSKNSLKSLLLINAALKISCLAQTVTFDALTANGVAILPLIQEQLSAISQLTKRTENQLVVEFSAPQQNLDEDSKLQAATIFDGLRCITSLYQHSSTPVFLGGLFAYDLVANFIPMENIELKQDGLSCPDYVFYLAENLLIIDHQAKQSTLHTFCFNANSQTELTQSAVKICEKLQKIEPHLQIKAASTEVSTNLEDDKFKDIIRALKHHINVGDVFQIVPSRRFSLACPNTLATYRQLKHNNPSPYMFFMQDEEFTLFGASPESALKYCASNRQLEIYPIAGSRPRGFDKQGNIDPDLDARLELELRLDKKELAEHLMLVDLARNDVARVCQSGTRQVKELMQIDRYSHIMHLVSRVVGTLRPELDALHAYQACMNMGTLTGAPKIKAMQLIYQFEQQKRHSYGGAVGYLGSDGNFDTCIVIRSAFVQNGVAHIQAGCGEVLDSDPQMEADETRHKARAVINAIIQTNRQAQS; translated from the coding sequence ATGTCGCCCGCTTTTATCCGAACCGAAACGCAGTCCGTCCCTTACCATAATGATCCGACGGCTATTTTTGCAACTATTTGCCAAGCGCAAAAAAATACATTGTTATTGGAATCTGCCGAGATCCACAGTAAAAACAGCTTAAAAAGTTTATTACTCATCAACGCCGCCCTCAAAATCTCTTGCTTGGCACAAACTGTCACCTTTGATGCCTTAACCGCTAATGGCGTTGCCATATTGCCGCTTATTCAAGAACAATTGAGCGCAATTAGCCAATTAACCAAACGTACAGAAAATCAACTCGTAGTTGAATTCTCTGCGCCACAACAAAATCTTGATGAAGACAGCAAATTACAAGCGGCAACCATTTTTGATGGATTACGCTGCATCACCTCATTATATCAACACAGCAGCACGCCCGTTTTCCTCGGTGGATTATTTGCCTATGATTTAGTTGCCAATTTTATCCCAATGGAAAATATTGAATTAAAACAAGACGGGTTAAGCTGCCCTGATTATGTATTTTATTTGGCAGAAAACTTATTGATTATCGATCACCAAGCCAAACAATCAACGTTGCATACCTTCTGTTTTAACGCAAACTCACAAACCGAATTAACCCAAAGTGCGGTCAAAATTTGTGAAAAATTACAAAAAATTGAACCGCACTTACAGATTAAAGCTGCCTCGACCGAAGTCAGTACCAATCTTGAAGACGATAAATTCAAAGACATTATTCGTGCCTTAAAGCACCACATTAACGTTGGTGATGTTTTCCAAATTGTCCCATCCCGGCGTTTTTCCTTAGCTTGTCCAAATACCTTGGCAACCTATCGACAACTAAAACACAACAACCCAAGTCCTTATATGTTCTTTATGCAAGATGAGGAATTCACCTTATTTGGTGCATCACCGGAAAGCGCATTGAAATATTGTGCCTCAAACCGACAATTGGAAATTTACCCGATTGCCGGCTCTCGCCCGCGCGGATTTGACAAACAAGGCAATATCGATCCTGATTTGGATGCTCGTCTTGAACTTGAATTGCGCTTGGACAAAAAAGAATTAGCCGAACATTTGATGCTCGTGGACTTAGCACGCAACGATGTTGCTCGAGTCTGCCAAAGCGGTACCCGCCAAGTAAAAGAATTAATGCAAATTGATCGCTATTCCCACATTATGCACCTCGTTTCCCGCGTTGTCGGCACGTTACGTCCTGAACTGGACGCATTGCACGCCTACCAAGCCTGCATGAACATGGGAACCCTAACTGGTGCGCCTAAAATTAAAGCTATGCAATTGATTTATCAATTTGAGCAACAAAAACGCCACAGTTATGGCGGTGCTGTCGGCTATTTAGGCTCCGACGGAAATTTCGATACTTGTATCGTAATCCGCTCTGCTTTTGTACAAAATGGTGTGGCGCATATTCAAGCCGGTTGTGGCGAAGTATTGGACTCTGACCCGCAAATGGAGGCTGACGAAACCCGCCACAAAGCTCGTGCGGTCATCAATGCCATCATCCAAACTAACCGCCAAGCTCAGTCGTAA
- the trpG gene encoding anthranilate synthase component TrpG: MATILFLDNFDSFTYNLVDQFRTLGHQVQIYRNDCDLEMLEQAALAQPNTLLALSPGPGTPAQAGNLLPLIQRLKGKIAILGICLGHQAIIEAFGGKVVHAGEVLHGKVSNIQHDEQAMFANLANPMPVARYHSLMGVDLPPEFIVNAQYNNIIMAIRHRTLPICSFQFHPESILTVQGSQLLEQSIDWLLQKQA, translated from the coding sequence ATGGCAACAATTTTATTTTTAGATAATTTTGACTCGTTTACTTACAACTTAGTCGATCAATTTCGCACACTCGGGCATCAAGTACAAATTTACCGTAATGACTGCGATTTGGAAATGTTGGAACAAGCCGCATTGGCGCAACCAAATACCTTATTAGCCCTCTCTCCCGGACCGGGAACGCCGGCTCAAGCAGGTAATTTATTGCCGCTCATCCAGCGTTTAAAAGGCAAAATCGCCATTTTAGGTATTTGCTTGGGGCATCAAGCTATTATCGAAGCTTTTGGTGGTAAAGTCGTACACGCCGGCGAAGTATTACATGGAAAAGTCTCTAATATTCAACATGATGAGCAAGCCATGTTTGCCAATTTAGCCAATCCAATGCCTGTGGCGCGCTATCACTCGTTGATGGGCGTGGATTTACCGCCGGAATTTATCGTCAACGCACAATACAACAATATTATTATGGCAATTCGCCACCGCACTTTGCCGATTTGCAGTTTCCAATTTCACCCCGAAAGTATTCTCACGGTGCAAGGATCACAATTATTGGAGCAAAGTATTGATTGGTTATTACAAAAACAAGCGTAA
- the trpD gene encoding anthranilate phosphoribosyltransferase, whose translation MQTEHIINRIFDKEQLTNAESAVLFGDIIQGKLSNEQLSGVLIALKMRGETPEEISGAVSALLDAAQPFPTPDYAFADIVGTGGDGANTINISTASAFVGAACGVKVAKHGNRSVSSKTGASDLLTTLGINITMDPAQARKALDEINFCFLFAPHYHPGFKHAVPVRQALKTRTIFNILGPLINPAHAQRQSLGVYSLPLLKTYAETIAQLNHEHTIVVHGSGLDEVAIHGSTEVAEIRGKNIEYYRVTPQDFGFKEQPLESLRGGEPAENAKILTALLQGKGKDAHNQAVAMNTAMLLKLFGHDNLKENSERALDVLRSGKAFDLLQKFTQY comes from the coding sequence ATGCAAACTGAACACATCATCAATCGTATTTTTGACAAAGAACAACTGACCAACGCAGAAAGTGCGGTCTTATTTGGCGATATTATTCAAGGAAAATTATCCAACGAACAACTGTCCGGGGTATTAATTGCACTAAAAATGCGCGGTGAAACACCGGAAGAAATTAGCGGTGCAGTCTCCGCCTTATTAGATGCAGCACAACCTTTCCCAACACCAGATTACGCTTTTGCTGACATTGTTGGAACTGGCGGTGACGGCGCCAATACGATTAATATTTCCACAGCCTCCGCCTTTGTCGGCGCTGCTTGTGGAGTCAAAGTCGCCAAACACGGTAATCGCAGTGTTTCCAGTAAAACTGGTGCCAGCGATTTATTAACCACTTTAGGAATCAACATCACCATGGATCCCGCCCAAGCGCGCAAAGCCTTAGATGAAATCAATTTCTGTTTTCTGTTCGCGCCACATTACCACCCGGGATTTAAACACGCGGTACCTGTACGACAAGCCCTTAAAACGCGTACTATCTTTAATATTTTAGGACCATTAATCAACCCAGCGCATGCCCAACGTCAATCCCTCGGCGTTTACTCTCTCCCGTTATTAAAAACCTACGCGGAAACTATAGCTCAATTAAATCATGAACATACTATCGTGGTACATGGTTCCGGTCTGGATGAAGTCGCCATTCACGGTAGCACTGAAGTGGCAGAAATTCGCGGTAAAAATATTGAATATTATCGTGTCACCCCACAAGATTTCGGTTTTAAAGAACAACCATTGGAAAGTTTACGTGGTGGCGAACCTGCAGAAAATGCCAAAATTTTGACCGCTCTTTTGCAAGGCAAAGGTAAAGATGCACATAATCAAGCGGTCGCCATGAATACCGCTATGCTGTTAAAATTATTTGGTCATGATAACCTAAAAGAAAATTCAGAACGCGCCTTGGACGTGCTTCGTTCCGGCAAGGCATTTGACTTACTACAAAAATTTACGCAATATTAG
- a CDS encoding glutathione S-transferase family protein has product MYQLYFYAPYSSWSFRPWILLKTLDIPFVERQLPFEDKAELHRQLAQHSPTAKVPVLQQDEQKIWDSLAIIEYIAEDYPQVWAENKIARAWSRSACAEMHSGFPALREICSFAPKNNTPLAAIPEELVKELQRLNQLWKEGLTLFQGNYLAGSQFTAVDAFFAPVVGRIETYGLQRYLDPENLAYFQRIKSLPSYQAWLDK; this is encoded by the coding sequence ATGTACCAATTATATTTTTATGCGCCCTATTCCTCTTGGTCATTTCGACCTTGGATCTTGTTGAAAACTTTGGATATTCCTTTTGTCGAACGACAACTACCTTTTGAGGATAAAGCCGAATTACATCGCCAATTAGCGCAACATTCGCCAACTGCTAAAGTACCGGTGTTACAACAAGATGAGCAAAAAATTTGGGATAGCCTTGCGATTATCGAATATATCGCCGAAGATTACCCACAAGTTTGGGCGGAGAATAAAATCGCTCGCGCATGGTCTCGCAGCGCTTGTGCTGAAATGCACTCGGGATTTCCCGCATTGCGCGAAATTTGTTCCTTTGCGCCTAAAAACAATACTCCGCTTGCAGCTATACCGGAAGAATTAGTCAAAGAACTCCAGCGCCTAAACCAATTATGGAAAGAAGGTTTAACCCTTTTTCAAGGCAACTATTTAGCCGGTTCACAATTTACTGCTGTGGATGCTTTTTTCGCGCCGGTCGTTGGCAGAATTGAAACTTATGGCTTACAACGCTATCTTGATCCGGAAAATCTCGCTTATTTTCAGCGAATTAAATCTTTGCCAAGCTATCAAGCCTGGTTAGATAAATAA